From Halalkalicoccus subterraneus:
CGGGAGATTTTCGACATGGATCATCGGCAATCTTCCGCTTCAATTCCTTTGAACTAACGGACGAATCCGACGCCGTCTAGTGATTCACCAGAGCCGTCTGTTGTTGAATGACCTCAACGCGGATACTTCCGTCATCCTCAAGGTGCCAGCGAAGCTGGTCGCCATCGTCAATCCCAAGCTTGCGTCGAATACGGGCAGGGATATTCGCCTGATTCCCCGATACCTTACTTTCGGCGTCGATTCGGTCACTACTCATGTCGATCGATACGAGACAGTGCTTGAAAAGTCTAGTGTGCCAGCACACTACTCCGTGAGAGAGGCAACCTGCTAGAGAAAACAGAAATAGAACCAGCTCGTGAAATGGCGATATGCTGCACTCAATTACTTCTTCGAAGCTTATCCGAGTAATTGGTACGAACGGACAGCAGTGAAAGGTATAGGAGTCGATCGATCGCACTGTTCTGCAGTCGAAGTATATTCGAACGTTTCACGCTGACGTTCGTTTTAACCGACTCTGGGAACACGATGAACTCTTTCAGCTGTGGCATCATGAGTGTGGCCAGCACGTAACCGCCGGTTTCCACCGCATATTCGCCGATAACGGTGGAATACTCTCTGGCTATCCCAGCTGTCTGAGCGCGACGGCGATCAAGAACGAGAAAGCAACTGGCCACTGAACTGACAGGGGCTATTGCTATTTATGCGATCGAACGTTCGAGAGGTGATTCAATTGAATGATGGTAGCACTCCCGCCAGTAGCTCCTCTGAGACAAGAAACAAACGATCCGATCGTTTTAGCTTGCTCTGGGTCATGGAGACTTCTAAACAGCTGTCGTCTGCATAACTATGACCGTTTGACGGCACAAGCTCCTCATGCTGATGGCGCAGTTCAGAGAGTCGTGTTTCTGCATCTGAGCCACGTGATCGCTACGTTCACCGTAGCTACTCAGAATGACTCGGGGTCTCGATCATGCTCTTCTCCGGGTGCTGGCGGTGTTCGGTCACTATAGCCTTCGCGGCCGATCGCCTTCTTATTCACTAACCCGATAACGGCCTGTCGAACGTCCTCGGATGAATCAAACCGTTCGCCCTCAAGTGGCTCGAGCACGTTTCGAAACGACTGAGAACCATTTGGAAGCTGCAGGCTCTCATCGCCATACGTGTCGATCAGCTCCGTACAGTCCGCTGGGTACTCAACTGTGGTAAGTTCCTCTGCAAGGGCTCCAAACTCGATTCCTTGTTCTCGTGTTCGATCCGTCGGTTCTGGTTGGGTCACTGTATTCTACATTATTGTTCATGTAAGCACGGAAAACGTTTGGCATTCTATACCTAAATGAGAGGAAGGTCCTACAAGGGGTAATTCCATTACATCCTACCCAAACTATAATAATAGAGTATGCTGTATCCCAATCTGGATTAGCGACCGATTATCGTAGCTCATATCGGATTCGCTGATTCGGGCCATGTACGACTGGTCATTACCCCCGCGCTCAGCGGGGGATTCACGTGTCTTCACCGCTGTTAAGTACTCAAAGATACTACCACAAATACCGTGTATAATAGGAAATATTGTACCTGGAGTGGACGACCATCTCGATTATAATCTCCGAATGAACAGTAATCTGTCAT
This genomic window contains:
- a CDS encoding DUF7563 family protein gives rise to the protein MWHHECGQHVTAGFHRIFADNGGILSGYPSCLSATAIKNEKATGH
- a CDS encoding DUF5789 family protein encodes the protein MTQPEPTDRTREQGIEFGALAEELTTVEYPADCTELIDTYGDESLQLPNGSQSFRNVLEPLEGERFDSSEDVRQAVIGLVNKKAIGREGYSDRTPPAPGEEHDRDPESF